From a single Miscanthus floridulus cultivar M001 chromosome 8, ASM1932011v1, whole genome shotgun sequence genomic region:
- the LOC136472180 gene encoding berberine bridge enzyme-like C-1, whose amino-acid sequence MNTMAAAAALALLHLFGVSATRASSAQSSSSSPAAAAAAAGISSCLLSNGVTNFSLPTSPSYTSLLDSSIRNLRFALPSVGKLAAVVLPSTKRDLQRAVLCARNTSLAIRVRSGGHSYEGLSYTTENHVPFVVIDLSNLNHVDVDPGTATAWVESGATLGEVYHAVGLSNRTLAFSAGSCATVGMGGHTAGGGFGLLSRKFGLSADNVLDAVLITASGDTLTRDTMHPDVFWAIRGGGGGSWGVVYAWKVRLVPVPDNITVFSVGRTGPAELIAGLMHRWQYVAPSLPDEFYLSTYIPTGSSSNGNHSMSFTGQVVGPKRLAMAVLSQTFPELGLAESELSEVSWLESAVKFAGLSTVADLTSRQPGVGQFSKSKSDYVQAPISMRDAVKILRFMATAGPPEGSIQLDPYGGAMARIGSTVTPFPHRAGYLYSIQYGVSWKASDVDRADEYIGWLRSFYAFMAPYVTKNPRAAYVNYLDLDLGTNDWMNATGGTSYGSVGHAASWGERYFLLNFGRLVRAKTKVDPGNVFNNAQSIPPLDS is encoded by the coding sequence ATGAACACGATGGCAGCTGCAGCAGCCCTTGCTCTCCTCCACCTCTTTGGAGTTTCAGCCACACGCGCCAGCAGCGctcagtcgtcgtcgtcgtcaccagcagcagcagcagcagcagcaggcatctCCTCGTGCCTGCTCTCCAATGGCGTCACGAACTTCTCCCTCCCAACATCCCCGAGCTACACGTCGCTCCTCGACTCCTCCATCCGGAACCTCCGCTTCGCGCTCCCGAGCGTCGGCAAGCTGGCCGCCGTCGTGCTCCCGTCCACCAAGCGCGACCTCCAGCGCGCCGTCCTCTGCGCGCGCAACACCTCTCTGGCGATCCGCGTCCGCAGCGGCGGGCACAGCTACGAGGGCCTCTCCTACACCACGGAGAACCACGTTCCCTTCGTGGTGATCGACCTGTCCAACCTGAACCATGTCGACGTCGACCCGGGCACCGCCACGGCCTGGGTCGAGTCCGGCGCGACGCTGGGCGAGGTGTACCACGCGGTTGGCCTATCGAACCGGACGCTAGCCTTCTCCGCCGGGTCGTGCGCCACGGTCGGCATGGGCGGGCACACGGCCGGCGGCGGGTTCGGCCTGCTGTCGAGGAAGTTCGGGCTCTCCGCCGACAACGTGCTGGACGCCGTTCTCATCACCGCGAGCGGCGACACGCTCACCCGTGACACCATGCACCCCGATGTGTTCTGGGCcatccgcggcggcggcggaggcagttGGGGCGTGGTGTACGCGTGGAAGGTCCGGCTCGTCCCGGTCCCCGACAACATCACCGTGTTCAGCGTCGGCCGCACCGGCCCGGCCGAGCTTATCGCCGGGCTGATGCACAGGTGGCAGTACGTGGCGCCGAGCCTCCCCGACGAGTTCTACCTCTCGACGTACATTCCCACAGGGTCATCGTCGAACGGCAACCACTCCATGTCGTTCACCGGCCAGGTCGTCGGGCCGAAGCGTCTTGCCATGGCGGTGCTGAGCCAGACCTTCCCGGAGCTGGGGCTCGCCGAGTCGGAGCTCTCCGAGGTGAGCTGGCTCGAGTCGGCGGTGAAGTTCGCCGGCCTGAGCACCGTCGCCGACCTCACGAGCCGTCAGCCCGGAGTGGGGCAGTTCTCGAAGAGCAAGTCCGACTACGTCCAGGCACCGATCTCGATGCGGGACGCGGTGAAAATCCTGCGGTTCATGGCGACAGCCGGGCCGCCGGAGGGGTCCATCCAGCTGGATCcctacggcggcgccatggcgagGATCGGGAGCACCGTGACGCCTTTCCCTCACCGTGCTGGGTACCTGTACAGCATCCAGTATGGCGTCTCGTGGAAAGCGTCGGATGTCGATCGTGCGGATGAGTACATCGGATGGCTCCGGTCGTTCTATGCTTTCATGGCGCCTTACGTGACGAAGAACCCGCGGGCTGCGTATGTGAACTACTTGGACCTTGATTTGGGCACCAATGACTGGATGAACGCGACCGGTGGAACGTCCTATGGCTCTGTGGGACATGCGGCGTCATGGGGCGAGCGGTATTTCTTATTGAATTTTGGAAGGTTGGTTCGGGCCAAGACTAAGGTTGATCCTGGAAATGTGTTCAACAATGCACAAAGCATTCCTCCTTTAGACTCGTAA